The Candidatus Krumholzibacteriota bacterium genome contains a region encoding:
- a CDS encoding PorV/PorQ family protein gives MIRSLRLISVSLVLVLAFSGSLSAQGEAGASSLIIPPGARANAMGQSFVAIADDATCLWWNPAGMAFIDRMAFDLMHTQLVPDLASDVFYEYAGWVYAIKGFAVIGAAIQYLSYGDWDATGQVGEFLGTASSYEVVPTVGGAIKITNDISVGMNLKFVYVNLAPKWATQDGQAGQGSSVAVDFGGLWRIPTFSVLGYEISRLNLGLALSNLGPALTYINPGEQAAPLPRNLRVGFAYTPVMSESAGLTVVADINKSLVEYFSDNDYNRSNTYHMGAEGIYANLLVIRGGYVYDNDGDIKDMTYGIGFLFNKFRIDYASVPQASDLGRVHRWSFGMTF, from the coding sequence ATGATTAGATCTCTTAGGCTGATTTCCGTTTCTCTGGTCCTTGTCCTGGCTTTTTCAGGGTCGCTGTCGGCCCAGGGAGAAGCAGGCGCGAGCAGCTTGATAATACCGCCGGGTGCCAGGGCCAACGCGATGGGGCAGAGTTTCGTCGCGATCGCCGATGATGCCACCTGTCTCTGGTGGAACCCGGCAGGTATGGCCTTTATAGATAGAATGGCTTTCGACCTGATGCATACGCAGCTGGTACCTGATCTTGCCTCCGACGTGTTCTATGAATATGCCGGCTGGGTATATGCTATCAAAGGTTTCGCCGTCATAGGCGCGGCGATACAGTACCTCAGTTACGGTGACTGGGACGCGACGGGACAGGTCGGGGAATTCCTTGGTACCGCCTCTTCATATGAAGTGGTCCCGACGGTAGGTGGAGCGATAAAGATCACAAATGATATTTCAGTGGGGATGAACCTGAAGTTCGTATATGTGAACCTCGCTCCGAAATGGGCGACCCAGGACGGACAGGCGGGACAGGGGTCATCGGTGGCGGTCGATTTCGGAGGATTGTGGAGGATCCCGACCTTCAGTGTCCTGGGTTATGAAATCTCCCGTCTGAATCTTGGCCTTGCCCTGTCGAATCTTGGACCGGCACTGACATACATTAACCCGGGAGAGCAGGCTGCTCCTCTGCCGAGGAACCTTAGAGTCGGGTTCGCGTATACACCGGTAATGAGCGAATCGGCAGGCCTTACCGTTGTCGCCGACATCAATAAATCGCTCGTTGAGTATTTCAGTGACAATGACTATAACCGTTCCAACACCTACCACATGGGAGCGGAGGGCATATATGCCAACCTGCTTGTGATCCGTGGAGGTTATGTATACGACAATGACGGAGATATCAAAGATATGACGTACGGGATAGGATTCCTTTTCAATAAATTCAGGATCGATTATGCCAGTGTCCCTCAGGCGTCAGATCTCGGAAGGGTCCACCGCTGGTCCTTTGGCATGACTTTCTAG